Proteins found in one Candidatus Cloacimonadota bacterium genomic segment:
- the phnD gene encoding phosphate/phosphite/phosphonate ABC transporter substrate-binding protein — translation MKKVLTILLLLLIILGCSNKENKKKIDMGDVIKTDKTTSDEKDKIRIAVAAMISPKETFVYYEKLLDYIGEKIGQEVEFVQRDTYGEVNQLLENKKIDFAFVCSGPYVTGKEKFGMQLLVVPVVNGETVYYSYVIVSKDADYKNFADLKQTNFAFTDPKSNTGCLVPTYELSKLGQYPETFFRSIIYTHSHDNSIEMVARKKVDAATVDHLIWEYMNATNPKFTSQTKIIRKFGPFGIPPVVVHPDIDKKLKNKVEKILLNMHKTEEGKKILNKIMIEKFAIVDDEHYESVRQMKKWLNEFQEKEK, via the coding sequence ATGAAAAAAGTATTAACTATTTTATTGTTATTATTGATTATTCTTGGGTGTAGTAATAAAGAGAATAAGAAAAAAATAGATATGGGTGATGTGATTAAAACAGACAAAACTACTTCAGATGAGAAAGATAAAATCCGTATTGCAGTTGCAGCAATGATTTCTCCAAAAGAAACATTCGTTTATTACGAAAAATTACTTGATTATATCGGAGAAAAAATCGGGCAAGAAGTAGAGTTTGTGCAACGTGATACTTACGGAGAAGTAAATCAATTGCTTGAAAATAAAAAAATAGATTTTGCATTTGTATGTTCGGGACCTTATGTTACCGGTAAAGAAAAATTCGGAATGCAATTGCTTGTAGTTCCTGTTGTTAATGGTGAAACTGTCTATTATTCTTATGTTATTGTAAGTAAAGATGCTGATTACAAAAACTTTGCAGATTTAAAACAAACTAATTTTGCATTTACCGACCCAAAATCAAATACCGGTTGTCTTGTTCCAACTTACGAATTATCAAAATTAGGACAATATCCCGAAACTTTTTTCAGAAGTATTATTTATACACATTCACACGATAATTCAATAGAAATGGTTGCCAGAAAAAAGGTAGATGCAGCCACGGTTGATCACTTAATTTGGGAATATATGAATGCAACAAATCCGAAATTCACTTCACAAACAAAAATTATCCGGAAATTCGGACCTTTTGGAATTCCCCCTGTTGTAGTTCATCCTGATATTGACAAAAAATTAAAAAACAAAGTTGAAAAAATTTTGCTAAATATGCACAAAACCGAAGAAGGTAAGAAAATTCTTAATAAAATAATGATTGAAAAATTTGCAATTGTTGATGACGAACATTATGAATCAGTTAGACAGATGAAAAAATGGTTAAACGAATTTCAGGAAAAGGAAAAATAA